A region of the Litchfieldia alkalitelluris genome:
GACCAACCATTAAGTAGGGCATTTAAAACTAGCGCAAGAATGTAAGCTGGAAAGGTCACCACATTATAGATTTTACGACTTTTTAGATCAGTTAACACACAGACACATAGGATAACAAACAATAAATAATTGATCACTCTAGCTCACGCCCTCCTTAGACACTTAGTCTTGTTATAAAAAAGAACTGACCACCTATGTGCTAGGATAGCTTGTTCATACTACCAAACTAATAAACACAGAAATGAATCAGCTCATTTTAACTATTACTCTTCTTATGGTGTTGTTGTTCCACCTAAAGATTGTGTTATAGCTGTTGTCACGTTAGTAAACAATGTTACAATTTGTCCGCGGAAAGTAACTAAAAGTCCAACCACTCCTACTGCAAGAACACCTAATACTAATCCATACTCTGTCATCCCTTGTCCTTGTTCTTCAATTACTAGTGCTTTTAATTTGTTCATCATCTTTAATCTCTCCCTTTTTTTATTATCAAGTTAACTTGATAATTTGATTGATTTCTATTTTCATTTGTTCGATTGTTCCAGCAGGCAATTCAATAACAGATTGAACATCTCGATATACCTTGCCTACTTTTCCTGGACTCATTGCTTGATCCAAAGCAACAATCTCATTGTTTTGATTAAGATAAAGAATATCAATTGGATACTTCATAAAAAAAGTGTGAACGGATAGACAGGGTTTAATGTGTAATCCTGTTCCTGAGTTGAGTGTTTTCGTAAACATTAAGCCTTTTAATCTCTTAATGAACGAATATGCTCTACCAACATTATCTGCTATTACTGTTTGATTACTCAGGTTATACAGCTCCAACGTTTCACCTCCAACATAATAGAATAACCCCGCCTTTACCGAAAGGGGGGTTAGCTAGTTTCATAATAGTTTGCTAAAAAAGTAAGATTATAAGCTCCATTCGAAACTTCAATTTCACTTTAAAGAAAACTATTATAATACTCCCTGATCTTTCGGTAACTGGCTAGCTTTGTGTATTTAACACTTAAGCCCCTATAGCTTTGCGTCACTGGCTTTCGCCAGTTTTGCCTTTATCGAGAAACAGCTTTATTCATTTCGACTGAACTCTTATTTTTATGATAAATTATTTCTTGCATCTACAATATCCGTCAGAATACTTAATTTTTTTGAAAATAAAAACCTAGATATCTATATCCTTTTTCCTATGTCATTTGATATACTTCTTTCTAAAGTCACGATTATCGGCATATTTTTCGACCCCCATAAAATACACTTTCACTTCGTATAGGTGATGTAGGTCAATTTACATAGGGAGTTTTGTTGAAAAATGGTCCAAGTTGTAATATTCTAGCTTGTTTTAGCGAAAATGTTTTTTTTCATGAAAATGAAGGTATAATATTACTAACTTTCTAAAAGAAAATTCATTCAGTGGTCCAGAACTTATCGAAATTGGAGATATGCCCATGTATAACCTTAAATTTATAATTGAAAATAAAAGAACGGAAATGATATTGCTAGCCAAGGAACATGGGTTTACTGCAAAAGTAACAGTCCGCTGTAGCCAAGAATTGGATCGTTTAATTAATCTCCATCAGCAAACATCGATACAGGAAACTGAGCAATATGAAATGACAAATTAATCAAAGAGGCATTCCAAACGAATTCAGTTTGAAATGCCTCTTTTTTATTTACGTCTATTGAAGCGTTTTTTTGCCAGGTAGATCTCAGGGTATCCGCTAATCTGCAAGTCACTGAATTCTTATTGACTACTAGGACTAGTCCTCCTATTTTTCATCGGCTGCCTTTTAGCATAAGTCAGTGTTCTCCAGAGCCATTCTACAGGACCATACAGATAGTTATTTAACCACCACTTACTAAGAAGGACTTGTAATAAGTAGATTACAATTGTCATAATTAATCCTTCAAACGGGGTAATTTGACCATAATACCCCAATCCATAGCTATAAAATATCATCGTACAAATCAATGATTGAAGTAAATAATTACTTAATGATAACTTACCCACATGGGCAAATGGAGTTAATACTTTCCTCCATTTCTTATTCCGGACAAGTAAGACAATAGATGATGCATAAAACAGGGCTACGGCAGGGCCACCGATACTATCTTGTAAATACTCGGTTGCCAAGTTTTTATCTGCTACATATGGAACCATCTTAAATACAATAGCGATCATTCCCGATATCAACCACATTCTACGAACGGCCTTCTGATGATCATTATTAGAAAACCAGTCTTTCTTAGCAATAAAGGCACCTAATAGAAACATCGGTAATAAGGTTAATACTAAAAAGACACCATTTTCTAAATTATTTACATAATACCAATCGTTCATTCTCTGAATGGTAATCTCTAGAAATGACCCTGCGTGATAAACTTCGGTCGTCTGAAGTGCTAAATCCTGTGAATGTGGTATTGACATCATTTCAGGCTCTAACATATACGCTAACAGCAAGAAACTGAAAAACAAAAACGATGGAACAAAAATCAATAGTAAAGCAGTCACAAGTAGTGTGATAGGCCTAACACGTAGAAAGAAGAGACATATCGCACCTATAATCGCATAGGATATCAATATATCACCATGCCAAATTAGAAATGCATGAATACAGCCAAAAAGTAACAACACAGCTAATCTTCTTGAAATAAGGGGAGCAAAAGAATATCCCTTTTGCTTGACTCGTTGATGAAAGATCACTAGACCAAAACCAAACAAGAATGAAAATAGCGTATAAAAATTAGCTTGAGCAAACAGATCAATAAAACCTAATGTGTAAATGTCCACGCTGTCCGTCCACCATTTCTCCGGATTTATATAAAGCATCGGAGAATGAAATGAAAGCATATTTACTAAGAAAATACCAAATATTGAAAAACCTCTAATTATATCTATCGCATGTATTCGTTCTATTGGAGCAATAGGTGTAAGACTAGTTTCCTTCAATACATCACATCCCAATTAGTTAACTATTTTTCATATTAAACGATAAAATGATTTTTTCACACTATTTCATCCCAAAGAATATCATAACAGAGATATAAACCTAAAAAAGGATGTTTTAGTATGCCAGCTATTGTGGGAGCCGTAAAAGTAAATAGTATCGGGAACAGTAGCATTTTCAATATAGGGGATGTCTTTAATATTGCCCCATACAGTCAGGCCAAGACCTTTGCAGGTGCTGGATCCTTTAATACTGGTGATGGCATGCAAGTGTATAATCAACGTAGTGTCACAAACACTTATGATACTGATACAATCGATCAGGTTAATGTTGCGAACGCATAAGATCATACCTTTGGGGGATGTTTTATGAATTTTTACATCAATCAAAATATCTCAATACAATATTTCAAAATAGGTAGTGTAAGCAATTCATCAGTTCTTCAAATTGGTAGTGCTGGGATGATTAAATCACTATCAAACAATTATAATACAGGTGGTTTTTTAGAGGCAGCTCCCGAAACTTCAGAACCAATTGAAGGTCCAGTTGTTCCCTTACAACCACCTTCCACAGCTTAGCCAAATTAAATCCCTAAAATTAATCATTGTTTGCTTATCCCTGCATATGGATTACATAACAGACTCTTTTATTTATAGCTAAATATTTGCTAGGGGTTAATATGATGTGGATAATGCTAGGGAGTGGTCTTAATGTACGGATCCTATTACGAAATCATCGCATACTTAAATGACTTACATAAGTATGTTGAATTTCAGAATAAAAGAATTGAAGCGTTGGAACAACAAATTAAGCAATTCCAAAGATCGATTATTGAGTTACAACAAAAGCCATCTACAACGATCGAACGGATTGAGTATAAATTTGACCAACTTAAAGTAGAAACTCTAGAAGGTACACTTAATATCGGGCTAAATCCTATGGATGGAGAAACAATAGAAGATTTTAGTGTAGCACAAGGAAAAATGAATGTCCCAGACATACGTAAAAGCAATCCAGGAGAACATGTTCATCCAGTAGTTGATTCGATTCAGTCTGAGATTACAAATTACCTTGATAATGATTGTATTGAGTTCATCAAAAAGCTTGAACAAGACACAAATCATCCACTTGAGGACTCTTACCGAGAATTCATTATTGACGATATCAGTCATCAAATACCAGATCGCATTAAAGTCTATATCCAACAACAGCAAGGTCTTTTAAACTCAAATGAACGATTACAAGAAATTAAGGAAAACACAATAAAAAAAGTAATTATAGATATTCAAAATTCCATTTCTTCATTTTTCACAAATATACCAAATGAGATGAAAGGTGGTTAAGACCATTGAACTTTTCTGTGGTTAATCGCGAATTAAATGTTGGACATATTGATATTGTTGCCGTATCCTCATCTTCTGTCTTTTTAGTTGGGGATACAAGGACAATCACTCTTTCCTCATCCTTTGATACACCACCAGAATCATTAATAATCGGGCCATTTGTGCCCTTAGCACCTGAAGTGGGTTAAGTATGTTCAGAAGACTTTCTAGGGTTAATACTATTTATGTTAATTCTGTGTCATTTAGTTCTACTTTCGAAATTGGTGATTCGAAATACATCACTCCTGTCATGAGAGCATTAGCAGTAAAAAGGGAATTCCCCTTATTCTTTTCAAATGAAGGAAATTTTAATGAATACTCTGTATTCACACGACCAATACCACAAGTTCCTACAGAGGAAATTTTTAATATGACTGTATCAAATGAAGCACCATCAATTAATGTGAATAGTATACGAGTAACAGGGATTTCTTCTTCCTCAGTTGTGCACATTGGATCTACTAATTTAATCAATGCCGAAGCAAGGATAAAACATATTAGGCAGCTCCTTCGCCAACCAGGAGATGAATCGACACAGCTATCAGAACCAATGGAAGATACAGCTAACCCTGAAGAAGTAAGTGAACAAACAATAGACTCTACAGAAGAAGGAGGCTGATAATAAATGCCATCCATTGTTGGACCTTGTAAAATAAATAGTATTGATGGCGGAGTTGTTAACTTTGGCGATTCCTTCTATCTCTCGCCTAAAAGCGCAGGCAAAGCAGCTGCAGGATCAGGAGCTTTTAACACAGGTGATTTCATTGCTACAAACAGTGCTGTGAATGCCACGAACACTGCCGATCCCGATGGTAATGATCAACAAGTTACAGCTAATTCCTAAGGTTTCAAACTTTGAGCTAATCAATCCGTTAATTTCCCTTATTATTTGATAAGGGTAAATTTCTTATTGGTTAGCTTTTACTGTTTACTTATGATGCTCTTAAGAAGAGAACGTTTTGGTAAATGTGTACATATACTAGTATACAAATACGATAAAATAAAGGGTGCTTAATTATGCCATCGATCGTAGGTCCAATTAAAATAAATAGTGTCGGCGGAGGCGTTGTGAATTTCGGGGACGCTTTTTACTTATCACCAAAAAGCACATCCAAGACAATGGCTGGATCTGGGGCTTTTAACACGGGTGATTTTATTATGACAAACAATGGAATTAATGCCACAAACACAATAGATCCAGATATTAACGACCAACAGGTTGCTGGCAATGCCTAGACACCATGGAATTTAAGAAGCCTGTTGATTGGATGAACAGACACTAGTAATTTTAATAATAAAAGAGGCTACCTAACTTTAGCCAAGCCGGAATTGTTTTATTACTTCAAACCACTAAAGTTAAAATAGGAAAAAAAAGAAGGATTAGTTATTTATAATAAGGACAGGTGTACAATCTTTTTTCCTCCTCCATTCATACAATTTAGGGAATGAATGAAAAAAGGAGGAATAAATCGTAATGAATTACTATGACTTATGTTGTAGATACAAAGGCAGATATGTAACTATTACAGATAAAAGAGGCAAAGTTCATAAGGGGCATATCGTTAATGTAACAAGAACACATGTATATTTAGCGCCTCAAGCTAACCGAAATTTAGGTGGATTTGGTTATGGCTGGGGATGGGGTTACGGATACGGCGCTGCAGCCGCAGTCCCATTAGCCTTTATCGGCGGATTAGCTCTTGGTGCTGCATTCTGGATTTAATAACTTGATTTTCAAAAGGTGAGGTGAATTTCTCCTCACCTTTTTCTATGATTTGACCTGCGTGTTTTTGGTAATTTTCCTGCTGGCTGTTTTCGAACCCAGTTTATAAATGAAGAAATTTTTTCATCTTGTTTAAGTAATTCAATGGAGGATAGCCTTTTAGCAAGCTCAATATTATTATAAAGTGCATGAATTTGTTTGTGACAAGGAATACAAAGAACAGATACGGGTCCAAATACTCCCCCCATCTCCTTGGGAATTAAATGGTGGACCGTTGTTTCGACCTCTTCACGTTCACAAAGTTCACAAACTCCGATTTGTTTTTTACGTCCCACTATTTACTCTCCTTTGTCAGTTTTTATTATCTTAACACATCTCAATCTCCCTTAAAAATTAACGGGAATTTTATATCTTCTTTATATTCTTTCTTTCGCTTTTGACATAAAAAGTTTATACTTGTATAGATTAATTGTAAGTGAGCATAGAATAGGAGAGAACAAATTTTATGAAAAAAAAAATCGCTTGGGTCACTGATTCTACAGCAAGCTTTTCAAAAGAAGATCAGGATTGGCTAAAAGATAATCATGTTTATGTCATTCCTTTAACAGTTATCTTTGGTGAACAATTATACCGAGAAGGAATTGAGATCACCACTGAGGAGTTTTATGAAAAAATGAGCACTTCAAGTATTTCTCCATCCACCTCTCAGCCTACTCTCGGAGAATTCATTGATTTATATACACAGTTAAAAGAGTCCTATGATGAAGCAGTTGTGATTCATGTATCTGGAAAGCTTTCAGGCACATATTCGACTTCTGTACAAGCAGCAGAAATGGTTGACTTCCCTATACATAGCGTTGATTCTTGGATTGGCTCATTTCCATTAAAAAGAATGGTTATATCAGCTATTGAATTATACAAGCAGGGTGTTGATATACCTGATATCATTGACTATTTAGTAAAAATAAGAGAAAAATGTAGATTAGTGCTTTTACCATCTAGCTTGGAGCAACTAAAGAAAAGCGGAAGGGTTTCTAATTTCGGTTCTTTTGTTGGCACCTTATTACAAATTAAACCAATTCTTGCGTTTAAAGATGGTAAAGTCAATATGATTGAAAAGGTACGTTCATATAATAAAGCTGAAAATACGCTTTTAGCCAAATTCCACGAAAGCTATGAGAATGGAATTCTCCATGATATAGCTGTCCTTTATACTGGAGAAATTTCTGTCACAGAGAAGGTTGCTACAACGTTAAAAGAAAAATATAAGGAATTGCGCGTTGAACTTGTTCCCCTTATCCCTGTTGCAGGTGTGCATACTGGGATTGGGACTGTTGGAATTGCTTGGATTGAGAAGCTGGAGAAGTAAAAATATTGTGGCCAGAGGGAGGGTTTGTTACCTTCCTTTTTTGCTGAGGGCTGTGCATTCTCTTATTGTTTAGTTCAGTCAACTTTGGCTTTGGACAGGTTGAAAGTCCAGGGAGTGAAAACTGTCCGAACCTTGAGTGACTTCGGACAACTTCGAGAGGCACGAAGCAAAAGCTGTCCGAACCTTGAGTGACTTCGGACAACTTCAAGTGTCCGGAAAGCAAAAGCTGTCCGAACCTTGAGTGACTTCGGACAACTTCGAGTGCCCGGAAGCAAAAGCTGTCCGAACCTTGAGTGACTTCGGACAACTTCGAGTGCCCGGAAGCAAAAGCTGTCCGAACCTTGAGCGACTTCGGACAACTTCGAATGCCCGGAAGCTAAAGCTGTCCAAACCTTGAGCAACTTCGGACAACTTCGAATACCCGGAAGCTAAAGCTGTCCGAACCTTGAGCAACTTCGGACAACTTCGAGTGCCCGGAAGCTAAAGCTGTCCGAACCTTGAGCGACTTCGGAC
Encoded here:
- a CDS encoding Flp family type IVb pilin → MMNKLKALVIEEQGQGMTEYGLVLGVLAVGVVGLLVTFRGQIVTLFTNVTTAITQSLGGTTTP
- a CDS encoding DUF192 domain-containing protein, yielding MELYNLSNQTVIADNVGRAYSFIKRLKGLMFTKTLNSGTGLHIKPCLSVHTFFMKYPIDILYLNQNNEIVALDQAMSPGKVGKVYRDVQSVIELPAGTIEQMKIEINQIIKLT
- a CDS encoding aspartyl-phosphate phosphatase Spo0E family protein, with translation MYNLKFIIENKRTEMILLAKEHGFTAKVTVRCSQELDRLINLHQQTSIQETEQYEMTN
- a CDS encoding DUF418 domain-containing protein, translating into MKETSLTPIAPIERIHAIDIIRGFSIFGIFLVNMLSFHSPMLYINPEKWWTDSVDIYTLGFIDLFAQANFYTLFSFLFGFGLVIFHQRVKQKGYSFAPLISRRLAVLLLFGCIHAFLIWHGDILISYAIIGAICLFFLRVRPITLLVTALLLIFVPSFLFFSFLLLAYMLEPEMMSIPHSQDLALQTTEVYHAGSFLEITIQRMNDWYYVNNLENGVFLVLTLLPMFLLGAFIAKKDWFSNNDHQKAVRRMWLISGMIAIVFKMVPYVADKNLATEYLQDSIGGPAVALFYASSIVLLVRNKKWRKVLTPFAHVGKLSLSNYLLQSLICTMIFYSYGLGYYGQITPFEGLIMTIVIYLLQVLLSKWWLNNYLYGPVEWLWRTLTYAKRQPMKNRRTSPSSQ
- a CDS encoding spore germination protein, whose product is MPAIVGAVKVNSIGNSSIFNIGDVFNIAPYSQAKTFAGAGSFNTGDGMQVYNQRSVTNTYDTDTIDQVNVANA
- a CDS encoding spore germination protein GerPB; translation: MNFYINQNISIQYFKIGSVSNSSVLQIGSAGMIKSLSNNYNTGGFLEAAPETSEPIEGPVVPLQPPSTA
- the gerPC gene encoding spore germination protein GerPC, with the translated sequence MYGSYYEIIAYLNDLHKYVEFQNKRIEALEQQIKQFQRSIIELQQKPSTTIERIEYKFDQLKVETLEGTLNIGLNPMDGETIEDFSVAQGKMNVPDIRKSNPGEHVHPVVDSIQSEITNYLDNDCIEFIKKLEQDTNHPLEDSYREFIIDDISHQIPDRIKVYIQQQQGLLNSNERLQEIKENTIKKVIIDIQNSISSFFTNIPNEMKGG
- a CDS encoding spore gernimation protein GerPD — its product is MNFSVVNRELNVGHIDIVAVSSSSVFLVGDTRTITLSSSFDTPPESLIIGPFVPLAPEVG
- a CDS encoding spore germination protein GerPE, which produces MFRRLSRVNTIYVNSVSFSSTFEIGDSKYITPVMRALAVKREFPLFFSNEGNFNEYSVFTRPIPQVPTEEIFNMTVSNEAPSINVNSIRVTGISSSSVVHIGSTNLINAEARIKHIRQLLRQPGDESTQLSEPMEDTANPEEVSEQTIDSTEEGG
- a CDS encoding spore germination protein; amino-acid sequence: MPSIVGPCKINSIDGGVVNFGDSFYLSPKSAGKAAAGSGAFNTGDFIATNSAVNATNTADPDGNDQQVTANS
- a CDS encoding spore germination protein; amino-acid sequence: MPSIVGPIKINSVGGGVVNFGDAFYLSPKSTSKTMAGSGAFNTGDFIMTNNGINATNTIDPDINDQQVAGNA
- a CDS encoding DegV family protein, with the protein product MKKKIAWVTDSTASFSKEDQDWLKDNHVYVIPLTVIFGEQLYREGIEITTEEFYEKMSTSSISPSTSQPTLGEFIDLYTQLKESYDEAVVIHVSGKLSGTYSTSVQAAEMVDFPIHSVDSWIGSFPLKRMVISAIELYKQGVDIPDIIDYLVKIREKCRLVLLPSSLEQLKKSGRVSNFGSFVGTLLQIKPILAFKDGKVNMIEKVRSYNKAENTLLAKFHESYENGILHDIAVLYTGEISVTEKVATTLKEKYKELRVELVPLIPVAGVHTGIGTVGIAWIEKLEK